Sequence from the Populus nigra chromosome 17, ddPopNigr1.1, whole genome shotgun sequence genome:
TATTTAATCTAAACATGACTGGATCTGTTTCAGTTGTGTCAATGGATAAAAGAAAGCACTGGATTTGCATACTTGTACAAAAGGTGAGACTGCAGTAGTATCAACTTGATCCTGATGACTGATTCCTGCCAGATTAATGAAGCAAAAAAGGTAGGTGAAAAAGAGTTCAGCCAGACAGGTAAAAATGGAAATGCCTAGAAATGAAGCACACGAAAGTACCATTGTTGAACACCCATATTGGCCGTGCACCAAGATCTTCAGTTAACTGCAGAAATAAGTAAGTGTAAATTATATCTTCTTAAGCGACAGAGTGAGCAATTCTAATTTCCATTGCACTGCACAGGCCACAGTTTACATAATCCTGCACCTTCACAACAAATTAAGATACCTACTTGAAGAAACTCAAAGTATCCAAGTCCATCATCAGTCCAATACATCCAAACATCACCAAAGTGCCCAGGTCTCTCCTCCCAGGGTCCAATGCTTTCCTTCCAGCGAAATGCGTTTCTCAACCATTCACCCTCAACAAAGCAGCCACCTAATGCCAAATGATTGGAAAAAATACCCCATCAGTAAGATCTGAACTACAACTAATCAAACAGATGATGAATTGATTTTGAGAAACTGTGGTGTTAGATCAAGCTAACACTGGCTCCGGCAAGGGTCCTGCAGCTCCAGATTGGGAGTTTGGAGGATGCAGTTTAGGGTTTGAAATGCTTggaaagtgaaagaaaagagaactcCAGgaatatgggaaaaaaaatgaggattttGATGACTCAAAATTCAtttctcaaaaacaaaaaaagaaaagaccatAAAAAATCCTTGTCACGCTCTCAAAATTTCTGGTGAGCAGTGAAGAGAAAAGGCCTTGAAGCAAAACCTCAGTAAATGCAGCAAGAATTTGCAATTGTAAAACAGTTGTAGCCAGGGATAATAAGAAAGCGGAGCAATAGACTTCCCTGTGCAATATATGATACCCAGATTCCAATACAAATTCTCATAACCTCAGCCAAAACATattcatgaataaaaatccatacataccTGGAAATCTGACAAATTGGGGTTTTATATCATCGATCATTTCAATGAGCTCATTTCGGAAACCATGCCCCTGTGGCAAAACAGAGGTCATACAGATACTGAGACGCAATTGGAATTTTTGAACCAGGCATAAAATCTCTGTAAAAAAGGAGTTCACATACTAGCAAACCAACAAATTCAGAGTTTTATCTCCATAAACCATCAAAGCTTAAATCTTGTTTACATGTAACCAGAAAGTATGGTTTCCAACTTCTGCAAAGTTGTttccaattttaaatttatcccCAAGTTATAATTTAAAGCCCAGATCCTGCTCATGCTCATCCTCTATACAGATATTATCTTCTACATTGCCAAGGGCTTGAACTTTCCAAACCGCATGGAGAAAATTTGTTCTTTTTGGAGATAAGTGCTGAACAATAACAAATACCTTGTATGTGTCCAGAGGCATAGCTGACACTTGATCAAACCATATTACACCTTTTCTGGATGTAGTCAATTGAAGCCTTGAATTAGGATTTGTTCCTTTGGCTTCCAATAGAACCTCAGCCTTTGTCCAGTTTGAAACATCAGAATCTCTGCGAAGAAGGAAAGCTTGAAAAACACAAACTCCtagtaaaaaagaaatcattcaTTGCAAAAAACAATCGGTGCTCACACAATGTTAGCAGATGCCAATATCTGCGACCCATCTGAGCTCGTCAATGATACAGAAACATTGATTGATCCCAGAGAACGGACATAGAGAACCACTTTATAGGCCTTCCCTTGTTCAATATTCTGAAGGAAACAGAAGTCAAAAACAGAAGGGTCAGATTTCCAGCTTTTCCACACAGGCAAATATGAGAGACACATACAAAAtacttttttcttcaataaatgcatacaaaataaattatcacatTTAGTGTCAACTAGTTCTCACCATGCCCCAAAACCCTGGATTGTATATACCAACTCCACCAGCTGGGCAAATATTACCGCCCGTGCTGTCACAGAGCACATCCATTCGGAGAGCAACCTTGTTTCGCTCGAAGCAAGAAGAACGGTCAGTAGATACAATTAAAGATGGCTGATCACCAATGATAGACCAGGGAGCAATATTTGAGGGAGTGTTTTGCCCCCCGGCTTCAAAACCTGGCAAACAAATCAAACAGGTTTATGTGAATCCCGAATCCAAAATACCCAGATAAATTTAGAAAGTTTCGAATGCTTCATAATCAAAGTTCCCATTAAACCTCGAGAATCATAACTCGCACAGAAACagtgtaaatattttatcagtGCACTTTTTGATAGAATTGAAAGCTTAGCACTGAACAATTAGggctaaaatttcaaataatgcAATCTTGGAACTGGAAGTTAAGTTTTTACTGAAATTGGCCTATTGCACAATTTAAAACTTCCCTCCCTATCTTCATTCTTCCTTTCACTTGCAGAAATTAATAGATTTGGAAATTACCCCGATTGTTTACAAGCTCTGCCCATATCCCACCAGCTCCAGCATGGTTTATCTCCTGCGGAAAAACCATTTCAGAAGATGCCCACTATCAATACTCAGCATCCTTGTTTATGCATTGTAGTCTAAATTAAGAAACCATAAACTAACCAGCCGCGAATCGAATTCCTGAATTCAAAGTAAGAAACTAACCTCGAAGAAAATTCCAAAGAGTGTTTCAGGAATAGGCCGGGTACTGGAGCCATTGATGATCAAGTTTGCTGTCTGGTTTGCATCAACTTCAGCAGCAGAACATTGGCACACAGAACAAATTCCAACAATGAAGCACGCCAAAAGAACACTGCAAGAGGCCTTGCAACTACTCATCTTCTCACCCATTCACTTACCACATCCAATATTGCCTCACCCTAATAcagcaacaaaaagaaccaATTCAGCTACTTCTTTAGCAATCAGACCCCAAAAAGAAACAGCTCCATAATCTCTCTCTATTCACAAAAGAAACTAATTCGTACTCATTCTCTTCAATTAGCACCAAAAAGATGGATTAGAATCAAATAAAGCAGCAAGATTTATCTGTCAGATGATACGTCTCCTGACATGTTATACCTTAAAAACATAACCCCATCATCATTCCCGTGGACCACAGCATCATAATTTGGACTGACTCCCCATAAAATAACAGCAAAAACAAAGGTCAAGACTCTAAAACTCAGACTCCTGCCATCATATTTCCAACTATCTTGAATTCCCAGGCACATGATCAAAGTTTTGACCTTTACTCCAAAACATGACCAAAATTCCATGCAAACATAACATGCACAgacatttaaaaaaacccaactaGTGAAAGTATTGAATTCTGAAGAAATAAGGATTAAAGATGAGAACTTTACCTGAAACAAAGGATCAAACAGACAAAATTCTTTCTTTGGTTCTTTAGAGACAGCTGCTGATGAGTGGAAGTGTTGACTGATAGCTATACATGGATAAATGAAGGGAGTTGCTAGTTCGTACTTATAAATAGGAGATGGGCGCGTATAATACGCTTGCTCTGTTTGCCTTGCTTTCACGTCAACAACATTTGGCAGTGGATTACAAGGAACATGAAATTACCCACTTTGTGGGATCCCCACTCTCATCCACTTCTTGTCTTTACAGCACGTGCAAGCCAGAgaacttttgttttaattctatatttaaaaatactcagttaattaatatatattataattttatataaatattactgaAATGTCACTTCATTAACTAAGGAAACTCCACTAAAATCATAGGCAAATTCTTCGATTCCTTgtcactcttttttattttattttattttattttatttactattgGTATATCAACTTGACACCGACCCCATCAATTATTTCCATTTTATGTTTTATGGAAAATATATAGCAAAAAATCTTATGCTTGCTGAGTGTCTTTTTTGGTCATCAATGGTGACATTATCTCTTCCTTGCTAATTAAACCTTCGATAAAAACTCAACAAAACATGTTTAATAAATAGTGAAGGGTAAATTTTGACCTCCATTACCTTTTGTAgcaaacattacctaaatggTGAATGGTTcctaattgattaataaaaatgtCTAATAAAGAGGAAATGATAGAAGATATATAAATTCATGATCTAGATTTACTCTCTTTGTTCTCTTTCATATgtaccaaaaaagaagaaaataatttcctttttcttgtaaAATGCCTTAAACAATTTTATTGGTTGTGTTTGgttagtgttttaaaatttaaaaaatatataaaaaaacataaatatatttattaaatcaaagaaaaataaaaacataaaataaatatttttaactgagtttttgaatgaatttttatgttcttaaaacaaaaggaataagGGGCACGTCTTCTCCATTCCCCtccaataacaaaatattatttaaatatatatatatttgatttacaTCAATATCAGAACAGACAAGAAGGATGCTgagtaaaataaattgaaaaaatttaatgagtTCCAAAACCCATTAATTtacatcaataaaataaattgaaaaaatttaatgagtTCCAAAACCCACCActcccaaaatatatatatatatatttgatttacaTCAATATCAGAACAGACAAGATATTTTTGACAGTTGAAAATGCAAGTTTTACGGtaaatttggaaaataaattgagtgGCTTCTCTTTGAGGGAAAGAAATTAAGTTTTGTTATCGACTgtgaattctttaaaaaaatattaatcgggtcatgaattaattaattaattaattcaggtttaatcaaataaattcttatttattttttaattaaatccaacccgAGCGGGTTCTTATGTTAACCGAGCCCATTTTGGATCCGTCTCAacgagtttaataacaatgagtCCATCAGATAGAATTTGTTCAAGCTAATGACATTTTCCTCACCTTTTCTTAGCGTTCTAAACTGCATAAAATCTCATTCTTCATTTCCTTCCccattttcctttcctttcatcTGTCTCATCACACAAAGAACAATCCAAGACTTGCAAGCTAATAACCAACATAAAGTGCATGATAACATTTGCAAAAGATTCCACTCTTTAAAGGTTGTTGAGTCTCTGATTAAATCTCctattaaatcatgtttttgtgatgattttCAATTCATTAGCTGTGTGTTTAGAATTGAAATAGATGTTGTGCAAGCGTTCACCATCTCCTGtcatttcctaaaaaagaaaaaaaaaactgatccgAAAACAAATATAGTAAACGTAAGAAAATAAAGTGTGCTTGATGCAGaagtttttcctttcttaatttttttttccagtttaggAACTCTAACAGCAGATAGATTCTATATTAAcccttttgttatttgtttttcctctttaaAGATTAGGGTTTATGCTTAATTCTACTAAATTTAGTAACGagattgttttctttctctcttattAGATATTATTGACGGCATTTACGATTCTTTTCTCAAACCCTTTTCCTTCAACCTCAATCTAAATAATTAATCTAGTTCCTGGCTGCATCAGTTTGAATTTACAGGAGGAGTCTATAAGCATCTGAGTTCACATCTTCACAAGAATCTATGGTGATGTTATATGCTTACACTCCATGTAAATTTGTgcctttaagaaaaaataaacacagcCCCATGATTCTTGAAAGTGATATGATTTTGATCTCGTTGTGGAAGAAACCGAGTAGAACGGTTTTTCTTTGCTAGCAAGGGAATGATCAAAAGGTCAAATGTTGAGCTTTGAGTGCAAGCATGAAATCATCACTACAAACCCTAAAATAGTATTGTTAATTGGGTGCTAGCATCTGCAGCAGATATTGATTCTTGCCCATTATGGAATTCATGTCCAGAAAGACAAAACTCAGTGCGCGCTCGCTCGCTCGCTCGCTTTTGGGATGCCAACTCTTTACTCTAAGGCAAGGCATGGATAGTGCTTATCTTCTTCTTTGGGTTCCTTTGGCCCACCGTGCAACCATCGTGTTTTATTATCaagaatgaattttaaaaaaaatatatattttaatatatttttaaataaaaaatattttatgaatgcTAAATAGATTCATAATAATTAGGTAAAGCTCCATTTAATTATATGGTTTAGTATTGTAAAATCTGATTCTGAAATCTTAgttaagaaaaacattataatttatagttattttttaatttatatttttaatccataaacataaaaattatggtaatatcaaatatatattaaatcatatttgttaATACAGGAATTAATTTGAGAAATGATCTCTCATCTCGCAATTTACGTACtgggttaattatttttattaaaacattattattactatttaaaaaaagttgttagtgCTGATCTAGTAAGGTTTCATGTGAGTGTGTTCTCCGGTTAACTGGAAACCTCTCACCTGAGTAGTGTCTAGATCACAAATTTCTCGTGTTAGAGCATCGAGCCAGCTTCAAGTTAGGTCATTTGTCACATCTACTAGCTACTTGATCTTGATGATGACGACGACTTGGGTAGGTGTCTGCTGCAACCCTTCAAATGAAATACTAGCAGATtacgtaaaaaataaaataataaataaataaaggccaGCTGTATTGCGAAGATTACGAATATCATTTTAGCTTGGAAAACACCTTGACAGACTCCTATGTTTGACCTCTTATTAAATTCGAGTTTCAAACGTTGTAGTTTCTGTTAGTTTACACGCGACACGCTATGATGcaattcaaattctttttttttttaatgtaataaaaaatatttagatgataaagaattcttttgatatttttattaaacatagttgtgggttcaatattaaaatcttttgaTTTAACATTTTATCTAATGTAGGttcaaaactaaattatatatgaGTTATTTTGATATGACCTGGTCAATTTGGTTAGTTCGGAGACGTTCTAATtgaccaataaaaaatacaatgttgaaattaaaaataaataatgaatttaacATAACAACACGACTCGTTGCTTAGCCTGGTTTGAGATTAAATCATCTAAAAGTTGTTTTGACGTGATTCATTCGACTTGACTAGTACAAAAACAATCGAGACTGctgttaaaaaaagtttgaagataaaataaaaaaaataataaatttaaaataaaaaaaaagaagtggaAAAAATAGGAGGGAAGGGGagcaattgaaaacaaaaaagagaaggttCATCGTTAATATAAACAACTTGCCTAGCatagtttgaaattaaattgcACGAgagttattttgatgtgattcagTCAATttgaccaatacaaaaaaagttaagatgattgttaaaaaaaatataaggatgaaattgaaaaaaataaaataaaaagggggGGATGGAAAAAATGGTAGGGAAGGGTGggcaattgaaagaaaaaaaatgaagagctTCATTGTTCATATAAATAGTTTGCTTAACttagatttgaaattaaattgtattGGAGGCGTGATTCATTCAACTTGACTTATGACAATTGTTAAAAAAGTccagaatgaaattaaaaaaaaaacattaatttgaaataataaaaaaaaagagtggaccaaaaaaatgaaaagggatgGGGCAATTGAGAAGAAGCGTTCTATTCGTATGAACAATGAAGCTATTAAGTAAGAAGTTAAAGGGTGTAGGGAATTCATTGTTCACCCACACCCAATacattgtggattacaacagtaatccacggtgtattccttttttcttttctttttttcctttttttttcatttttttgtcactttttcatttttttacttttttgttgcacttttttcttcccttttttttcattttgttttcccaaaattatttttgttaattttaattttttaatattgagctggttaaaaatttcgctttgtaattttttttctttaaaatactgtggattgctacggtgtttttccaataggtttttctattttatttttttattttccaaattatattttttgattatatttttttaatatttagttgattgagaatttagttttataattttttttctttaaatcattgttaattgttacagtgtttcttcacatagttttttttatgatttcctctaaaattatctttttcaattttattttttaatattgagctggttaagaattacaattacaatatgtaagggaagcactgtagcttttcCTTACAAATTACTGTGGACtgctatagtgttttttccacatagttttttttttgtttttttacattttttttctaaaattatctttgtaaattttatttttttaatattaaactagttaaaaattataattacaagtaaatacaagtaaggctaaatcatgtggggaaaacaccgtaactttcctcacaaaacactatggagtGATACAATTTTttctcacatgatttttttccagtttctttttttgtaatattttttttaaaattatctttgtcgatgttatttttttaatattgagctggttagaatttaactttgtaataaagcttaatcatgtgaagaaagcactgtaactttcatcacaaaacactatggattgctacagtgtctctccacatatttttttttcttttgatttttctaaaattattttttttaattttattttttttaatattgagctggttgagaattacaattataagcCATTacataaggctaaatcatgtggggaaatactgtagctttcatcacaaaatactatgaattgctacagtatttccaGCATGGttttttgtcccttttttttgtgtttttttttaaaaaattgtctctgtcgattttatttttttaatattgagctaattgagaatttagctttgtaattttttttctttaaaactttGTGAATTGCTGCAGGATTTTCtcacatgatttgttttatgattttttttctaaaattatctttgtcgatttttttttaatattaagttggttaaaaattataattacaataaaattaaatcatatgggaaaagcGTTGTTTTTTCCTCACCAAACACTGTatattgctacagtatttctctaaatgatttttttttatgattctttctaaaattatctttgtcgattgtATTGGGGAAAACAATGTAGTtttcctcataaaacattgacaattgctataatattttttctcatgggtttttttttccttccaaaattatctttgtcaattttttgtaatattacgTTGAtagaaaatttagctttgtattttttttttgctttttcttaacaaaaaagctaaatcatgttgcgaaaacactgtatctttcctcacagaacactgtggattgctacaaatcattttgttcagtctctaagcttttttttttttatcaaatattggctccatcatacatttagtttctattacttatctagcactggttcataattataacattattaagtacatttattttataaatccaTAGCAGCGCGCGAGTATGCTATCTCGTATTAACTTAAACTTAAAGTCATTTAGTATAGTTGTGATTCCGACTCAAGGAGAAAGTTTGAAATTAGTTGTAAATCCtattaattctaataaaaagaattttggtCTTTTAATCCATGCTAAAAACGAACCATGGTTGGAAGATGCACCAGACTCAAGGTTTGGGATGTGAATTCAGCATGTTAATTTTTGGGTTAAtagattaattttagttttatttataaaaaaaacctaaaacaacgtaattttataagttcttaaaaaaaaactaaaataatattattttaatataaaaaataatttgatacaAAACTCAGCTAAAACCAGACCTCGAGACAATAAGCCATTAAGTTTACTCACAAAATCCAAGTCAGGCCACACTTTGCAAGCATGAATTGAATCActcttatgtgttttttttacgaGTGTTTGAGAATGtaatagtatttatttattttatttttttatttaaaaatatattaaaataatatgttttttttaaattatttttgatatcaacacatcaaaacaataaaatatatatatatataaaaaattaacttttaagttaaaaatattaaaatttatccaACTTTTATTTGAATACAATACCAGACAAGTGCCAATGTAAAGCATGAGCTGAGAAATGGCCAGATAAGAATGGCTACAAAAGAACCCAACCAATTGTACCACAACCTCAGTTACGCATAATTTACATATGTTAAAGCACTAAAAATACTCGCAATGTGAAAGAATTCATATAGTctaggttaaataaaaaactagcaaTTCTCACCTAAAATATCAgtcgatttttttattaaattataatatttttaaattgttataaagaaaaaaatccagaaaattttatttattacattttagata
This genomic interval carries:
- the LOC133677393 gene encoding alpha-L-arabinofuranosidase 1-like — translated: MGEKMSSCKASCSVLLACFIVGICSVCQCSAAEVDANQTANLIINGSSTRPIPETLFGIFFEEINHAGAGGIWAELVNNRGFEAGGQNTPSNIAPWSIIGDQPSLIVSTDRSSCFERNKVALRMDVLCDSTGGNICPAGGVGIYNPGFWGMNIEQGKAYKVVLYVRSLGSINVSVSLTSSDGSQILASANIVDSDVSNWTKAEVLLEAKGTNPNSRLQLTTSRKGVIWFDQVSAMPLDTYKGHGFRNELIEMIDDIKPQFVRFPGGCFVEGEWLRNAFRWKESIGPWEERPGHFGDVWMYWTDDGLGYFEFLQLTEDLGARPIWVFNNGISHQDQVDTTAVSPFVQEALDGLEFARGDSNSKWGSVRAAMGHPEPFDLKYVAVGNEDCGKKNYRGNYLKFYNAIRSAYPDIKIISNCDGSSRSLDHPADYYDYHVYTSASSLFSMTRQFDRTSRTGPKAFVSEYAVTGKDAGTGSLLAALAEAGFLIGLEKNSDIVEMASYAPLFVNANDRRWNPDAIVFNSSMHYGTPSYWVQKFFRESSGATLLDAKLQTNSSTLVASAITWQNSDGKTYLKIKIVNFGNSKVNLKVSIDGLGLSSQLSGSTKTVLTSSNLMDENSFANPKKVVPAQTMLENADKDMDVVLSPYSLTSFDLLTESNNIRMPQTDSLSRSSI